From a single Oncorhynchus nerka isolate Pitt River linkage group LG11, Oner_Uvic_2.0, whole genome shotgun sequence genomic region:
- the fabp2 gene encoding fatty acid-binding protein, intestinal, producing the protein MTYNGTWKVDRSENYEKFMEKMGVNMVKRKLAAHDNLKITLEQTGDKFVVKEASSFRTLDLEFTLGVTFEYALADGTMLSGSWGMEGDMMKGTFTRKDNGKVLTTTRAIVGEELVQSYSYDGVEAKRIFKRG; encoded by the exons ATGACCTACAACGGCACTTGGAAAGTAGACCGCAGCGAGAACTATGAGAAATTCATGGAGAAGATGG GTGTCAACATGGTCAAGAGGAAGCTGGCCGCTCATGATAACCTCAAGATTACCCTTGAACAAACTGGAGACAAATTTGTCGTGAAGGAGGCCAGTTCTTTCCGCACGCTGGATTTGGAATTTACCCTGGGAGTCACCTTTGAATATGCTCTTGCAGATGGGACAATGCTATCA GGTTCATGGGGCATGGAAGGAGACATGATGAAAGGTACATTCACCAGAAAGGACAATGGAAAGGTGCTGACAACTACCAGAGCCATTGTTGGAGAGGAACTTGTACAG AGCTACAGCTATGATGGAGTCGAAGCCAAGAGAATTTTCAAGAGGGGTTAG